TTGTTGAACACAAGTTATACAACGCTTCTTCAACTAACCTGTCCCTTTAGTTAAACAAGAAAAAGAGCCGTCTAAGCAGCTCAACAATCTTCAAGTAAGCACCCGTTTGTTGAAGAAATTTGTGTTCTAATCTTATTATTCAAAAGCGTCTTCGTCACTTTTGTATTCTAAAATATCTCCAGGCTGACATTCTAAAGCCTTACAAACCGCATCTAAAGTTGATAATCGTATTGCTTTTGCCTTACCATTTTTCAATATAGAAAGATTAGCCATCGTTATTCCTACCCTCTCAGAAAGTTCTGTAACACTCATTTTTCTTTTAGCCAACATCACATCAATATTGATTATAATTGCCATTTTATTCACCTCAGACCATTAAGTCATTTTCCGATTTTATATCGATGGCTTCTTGTAAAAGCCTTTGAAGAACAGCAGCGAAGACTGCAATTAGTATAGAAGCAAAAATAATGACTAATCCGAGTGCTACGACACCTGGAGAGTCGTCTTTATGCCCCATGAGTATAAAGAATGGCATGCCAACTACATAACAGATACTGATTGTGATTGCACAGTATTTGATGGTCTTTAAAACCTTTACAGATAAATCCGAGAAAGCTTTATTCTTGTCAATGTAGCTTAAGAGTTTAAAAGCCTGATACAAAGCAACGAAAAACGGTATTGCCGACAAATACATAATTATAAAAATACCATATAATACATAAGCGAACTCCGAATTACTTTCCGCTGTTTCTTTAGCTAACATAGGCAACCCAAATATACATAAAGCAAGAACTGGAGTTCCAATAATGAAAACGACTATCTTTAAAAAGAGTGTTGAACCTTGTTTCATAAAAAACACCTCACTTATTTAATGTCAATTTCATTCTAACACACATTTTATTGAATTACGATAAAATAATGTTGCAACTTAATAAAAAAATATTGCTATATCAATACACTTTTCATTTTCGACAAAGATGAAAAATATCTCTCAATTAGATTAATCGTTTCTGATGTAGGAAAGGAGACGGCTAAAGATTTCTCGAACTTGGGGCTTTAAGCGGAGGGAATAAATCATAACCAATATGTACGAATCGCACATATTGGTTATGATATTGGGAAGGAAATCTAACTGAAGAACAGGATTAGGAAACTCCTCTGGGACAAACTCTACATCTTTTGAAAAACCAATGGTGAAATTCTGTTTTTGTGTTGTGTTACTATTTGCAGATCAAACTCTATTTTTAAAAATGCCTTGGGTAGTAGCAACAATCTTTGAGAAAACAGCCTAAAAGAAAAACAGCATCCTCAATTTTGAGGATGCTGTTTTTCTTTTTGTTCGCGGCGTTCACGTAAAATGCGTTCTTCAAGTTCTTTCGTTTCTAATTCCTGTTTCTTCGAATTGCGTCGAATCCACATGAATGTGAGTACCATTAGAATCCCAAAGAACAACATTGAAATCGAAGCTGATATATATTCTGTTTTGTCTTCAGGAAAGTAAAGGAACGGCATTAAAAGTGCGTTCACTTCGTCCACTTCCTCACATTGTAAATTTCAATATGGTTAGAATTACTTTTGAATGATTTCGATTGATTCAATAGAAATATCTTCAACAGGCTTATCTTGACGGCCTTTTTTCACTTTTGCAATTTTGTCGACAACATCCATGCCTTCAATAACTTGACCGAATACTGTATGTTTTTGGTCTAAGTGAGGAGTTCCGCCCATTTCGCCATAAGCTTCAGCGATTTCAGCTGGATATCCACCTTTTTTCAGTTGATCAACTGAAGCAGGAACTTCTGAAGCATGAACGATGAAGAACTGGCTGCCATTTGTTCCTGGGCCTGCGTTCGCCATTGAAAGAGCTCCTTTTAAGTTAAATAGATCCATAGTGAATTCATCTTCAAATGAAGCACCGTAAATGCTTGTTCCGCCCATACCAGTTCCTGTTGGGTCGCCACCTTGAATCATGAAGTCTTCAATAACACGGTGGAAGATAATACCGTCATAATAACCGTTTTCTGCATGTGTTAAGAAGTTTTCAACTGTTTTTGGTGCTTGTTCAGGGAAAAGCTTAATTTTGATTGGCCCCATTGTTGTGTTCATAACAACTAGTGCTTCGTTTGCAGCTACTTCTTTTGATAATTGTGGATACATTGTTGTTGCCTCCTCTGAGTTCTTCGTGCTATTTTCTTCTACTGGATCTTGTCCAACAGTCACTACTTCTTCTTGTTTTTCGTTCTCAGACGCACTATTACCGCATGCGGTAAGTAAGACGAGACCAAAGATCGTAAGAAGGGAGAAAAATATTTTCTGCATTAACATTCACCCTGAATTAGTTTAGCATATTAAAACATCTATTTCGACGAATAAGCATGAAACTTCCTTCGGTTATCGAACTGTTTTATAATGAATGAAAGGTACTACGGTGAAAGAAGGTTTTCTAAATGGACGTGCAAAAAAAGAATTTCATCATCATTTGGTTGACGAACTTCCTTGTTGCTGGAACACTTACGATGATCATGCCCTTCCTATCTCTTTACATCGAAACGTTTGGCGATCATTCGGATGCGTACGTCCAAAAATGGTCAGGACTCATTTTCGGTGCAGTATTCATCACTGCGTTTATCATGTCACCAATTTGGGGACGAATTGCTGATAAATATGGTTTCAAGCCCATTCTCATTATTAACGGCTTCGGGATTGCTATATCTATTTTCCTCATGAGTTTTGTTCAGTCCGTTGAAGCATTTTTCATTTTGAGACTCTTCATGGGTGTTGTTACAGGGTTCATTCCTACTTCGCTTGCATTCATTTCTGCTAATACTGCAAAGGAAGAAGCAGGAAAAATGTTGGGCACTTTGCAAATGGGCAGCGTTACGGGGACTCTATTTGGTCCTATATTGGGCGGATTACTTGCAGACGCATTCGGCTTCCAATATACGTTCATCATCACTTCCGTATCGGTTGCGATTGCTGCCATCATCATTCTGTTCGGAATTAAGGAACAAAAACGGGTGAAAAACCCAAAAGCCATTCATTATTCACGCAAGGCTATTTTGGGTGGTATGTTGCGTCATCGTCTTATGCTAAACGTCATGGTTGTCACAGCACTCATTCAGATAGGTAATTTCAGTATTCAGCCTTTGCTATCGTTATATGTTGCAGAACTAACCGATGCGAAAGATGTTGCACTCCTTGCCGGTATCACCTTTAGTGCCGCAGGAGTAGGAAACCTTCTGTTTGCACGTAGATGGGGGAAACTTGGCGATGATATTGGCTACGAAAAGGTGCTGTCCATCCTTCTGATTCTGTCATTCGTGTTTATTATTCCGCAAGCGTTTGTTACGGAGTTATGGCAACTGATGGCTTGTCGCCTTCTATTTGGGATTGCAGTTGGTGGTATGATTCCGATTACAACTGCACTTGTCAGACGGGAAGCGCCCGTTGATATTCAAGGCGAAGTAATGGGTTACAATACAAGTTTTCGTTTTCTCGGCAACATTATCGGTCCGATATTCGGTGGGATTGTTAGCGGTTTTATCGGCATCGGATCTGTCTTTATAGTAACGGGAAGCCTATTCCTTGTTGGTTTCGCTTTCCTCTATTATGCGAAACGAAAGCCCGTTCAGGATTTTGAAGATTTCCTTGCTGAAGAAGATCACCAATCGAAGCGTTAAAAAACAGCACACTTCCCTATGCGGAGTGTGCTATATTTTTGTTAATGAATGATTTCTTGAACGGAGTGCAAATGCATTGAAACAATTTATTGGTTTCATCTTTATTCTGTTATCCATTCCACTCCTCTTTGTTGTCCAAGATGCGATTGCTGTCGAGTTGAAGAACGCCGGATCCTTCAAAGACCAGATTGGAGACTCCATTGAACTTTCATCCCCAGTGATCAATGTGCCTGTAACGATGAAAGATCGTAATGGCCTCATTTTTGCAGAAGAGTATATAGAATGGCGCGATCCGCTACCGCTATCGTCCATCCCGCTATTCGCGCGCCAACTGTTTCTTGAGAGTGAAGATACAGGGTTCTTCGAGCATAAAGGCTATGATATAGCCGCAATTGCGCGTGCATTTGCTGTCAATGCTGCGACAGACGATGTCAGTCAAGGGGCCTCTACGATTACACAGCAAGTCGTACGAATGAGATTTTTATCGACCGAAAAGACGTATGAACGTAAGGTGACTGAACTTTTTTATGCAGCTGAACTTGAAAAACAATCGACAAAAGATGAAATTTTGGAAATGTATTTGAACGAAATGTATTTTGGCCATCAAGTGTACGGTATTGGTGCTGCGGCGACCTTTTACTTCAGCAAACCCTTAGATACGCTCAATGAAGCCGAAATGGCCTTCCTAGCGGCAATTCCAAACAACCCCACTTTATATGATCCTTTGAAACATTTCGATCGTACAAAAGTGAGACAGGAACGACTTTTATCGGTACTTACAAAAAATAGAGTTCTGACTACCGAGGAAGCCGAAGCGCATAAAAATACTACTATCAAATTAAGGCTGAAAGAAAAAGTGAATGGCTTTCCTGCCTACAGTACATATGCACTTGCTGAACTTACTGATCTCATAGCAGAGTCCGAAGGCTTATCTAAAAAAATCACAAATGCGAAAGATGCCGCTGAAAAGATTGCCCTTGAAACGCTTGTGAAACAGCGGACAGCTGAAGTATTGTCCAAAGGAGTGATTATCGAAACTGCACTTAACCCTGAAAAGCAAAGGCGAGATGAACAAACGATCTCCTCCCTTTTGAATCCTGAAGGCGTGCAGGCGGGTGCCGCCGTTATCGACAATGAAACCCGTGAAATTGTCAGTGTCTTCGCTGGGAAAGACTATAAGAAAGCAGATTTCCACCGTGCATTCCAGGCTGTCAGACAACCAGGTTCTGTTCTTAAACCACTGCTTGTATATGCTCCATTGTTTGAAAGTAGCTCCTATACAGAGAACACACCTATTAACAGCAGCAATATTTGCATCGGCTCGTACTGCCCGACAAATATCGGCGGTTCCGTTTATGGCAATGTCACCGTTAAAGAAGCTTTTCGACAAAGTCATAATACAGCAGCAGTCAGATTGCTTCAGATTGTTGGAATAGATGAGGCATTTAGTTTTATCGAACCGTTCGGATTTAAATCAATTACGGAGAAAGATAGGAACTACGCGGCTGCACTTGGCGGATTCTCAAAAGGAATGACTCCCATTGAACTTGCAGGGGCTTATTCCAGTTTCATCGATGGGAAGTATATCCCTGCCCATGCAATTCATGCTGTGAAGGATAGAGCGGGGAATGTGTTATATAAATGGCCAGATGAACAAGAGGAAGTTTGGTCCCCTGCAACAGTTACGAAGATTCGTAGCATGATGTCGGATGTCGTATTAAATGGAACTGGCCGCGGTATTCCGTATACAACTTCGTATACAGGAGCGAAAACCGGCACAACAAACCATTATAAAGATTTATGGGTTGGCGGATTGAACGACAACTATACAACCTCCGTCTGGGTTGGCTATGATAAGCCGCAATCTATTAAGAATTTAAGTGACCAGAAACTTCATTTACGCATATTTTCTGCACTGCTTAAAGACTAGCCATTTCTGTAATGGCTCACGTCTGTTGATTAACCAAAAATAACCAGTAAGTAACTTAATCCCCCCCGGCCGCACTTGTATAGTTGCACTTTGGGATCTCTTTGGATTGAATGACTTCTAGTACGATTACCGAGGTGTCAGGATGTGTAGGAATGCGACTTCGTCGCATCCCTACACATTTTTTTGGGTAATCGTATGGTTATCATTCATCCGTCGCGCTCCAAATGCATGAGTACACAGAGTGCTGAAGGTTTTCGGGACGAATGAATAGTTGGCTTTTCACCTAGAGAAAAGCCGCCAAAGATGCAATTTTGGCGGCTGATGCTTTCTCTATGGCTTTTCCTTATTTAATTTAAAGAAGTGTCACTTTCTAATAGGCAACACAAGCTTAGATGCATATTCTTTACTAAAAGTAAGCAAGGAACGCATTATACAAAGTACAAGAGTGCCCGAAATTGCATCTTCAGGCACTTAGACTCTCCATAGAATGTCACTATTCTTTTCTTCCAAAACAACTGCATTTTTCACTTGAATATTGTAGAAACGCAACAGGCAACGATTCTCAACAGGATTACTGAAAAAAGTGTGGCTAGAAGTGACGGAGTCACTTCTAGCCACACTAGGACTCACAGTAAATCTGTCATGAATAGTTAGCCAAAAGCGGTCCGAAAATAGTCCAGTGAAAATGGAGGTTATCAAGCTCTCCTCACCAGTACTTTATGCAAATATATGGTTAATCAACAGACGTGGTAGTGGCTAGTCTTTATTTAAGATAAGAAAGTATAAATTTTTTCACTTATAATAGTGTCTAAACGGCGCCTTGCACTTTTCTCAATTTCCAGGAAACGGTAAACTAGCGACCACTCCTGTATAAAGCTTCAGCAATATGTAGATGATCGTGGAGACAAGTACACTCCAAAACGTAATTTCAAATGCGATAAGCCCAATTGTACTGACGATTGTCATAAATTTACTCAACTTATAAACGACATAGACAAAGTAGATGAACGTTGTCAGCAAAAATAGAACTGCTAATATTTTGATTGAATTAATGCCCCCTGCAGATGCAAGTGCACCGAAAAAGTAGATGACATTACCTCCCCGTGCCTCGTTATAAGATTCGCCCTCCACATCCTTTGAAAAGAACAACATCGCAGTTTCGTGTATCGTCTCCGCAATTAACTTCAACGCCGAAAAGACCATAAAGAAAAGCAGTGCATAGATAACTAGCAGGAAAACTCGTAATTGTATATCCGTCAGAAACTCTCGCATGCCTGCATACAAACCAATTCCCTTAAATAGCTCCACTGACATGCCTACTGTATAAACTCCGAACGTTAAACTAAATAAAACAATTGTGACAAACGGCAAATAACCGAATATGTATGGGTTTTTCAATTTCAGCACCTCAAAAGCAGTTTATTTCCCCGTTACTATAATATAAGAAGAGAGACTGAATAAGCAACAAAATCCAGAATCGTCTCACACTTACTATTGTTCAATTAGACAATAATTGAATGTTATGATATAGTTACTTCAATCAAATAAATGAACGTACTTGGAGGAGTCTGTCACCAAGGGGTATCTATGCCCTTTTGTGATGGACTTTTTGCATCTTTTGATTACATAAAGAAAGGAAGGAGGAAGGAAAGACCAGGTGCTATTAGCACTTTTTAAGCTTCACCGTCCCAGCGTTGAAAAATGATGTGCGAATTCAGATCAGCCATTGGCTATTAGATCCTTTTAGCTTAGTATCGCGTTTTCACATAAAATGTTTCATTCAATAGGAAGGAGGATTTTCTTGAATTTCGTATTATTGATTTTCCTGCCGATAGTGGCAGCCTTATTTATTCCCCTGCTATTTAAGAAAGTGAAAGACATACATACTGGGTGGTTCGTATTACTCGTCCCTGTCTCTCTCTTCATTTACTACATAGGATTCCTCAAAACAACAATGGATGGTGGACATGCCATCTCAGAATTGCAATGGATTCCTTCACTCGGCATTTCGTTCGTGTCGTATATTGATGGTCTCAGCCTACTGTTTACCTTGCTGATAACAGGCATCGGTGCACTTGTTGTTCTCTACTCTATCTTTTATCTCGATAAGCGTAAAGAAAAGCTGAACCACTTTTACGTCTATCTATTGATTTTCATGAGCGCAATGTTAGGAGTTGTGCAATCTGATAATGTTATTTCTCTTTATTTATTCTGGGAGCTAACATCCATTTCATCCTTCCTGCTTATTGGCTATTGGAATACACGTAATGCTTCACGATTTGGTGCATTGAAATCGATGATGATCACTGTATTTGGCGGATTGATGATGCTTGGGGGATTCGTTCTATTAGGAATTATGGGAGATACGTTTTCCATCCGTGAACTTATTACCAACGCACCAACTTTTGTAAGTCATGAATTCTTTACGCTGGCGCTCGTTCTCGTGTTACTTGGTGCATTTACGAAGTCTGCGCAGTTCCCGTTCCACATTTGGCTACCAGATGCTATGGAAGCGCCTACACCAGTTAGTGCCTATCTGCACTCTGCAACGATGGTGAAAGCAGGTCTATACCTTGTTGCTCGTTTCACACCGATTTTTGCAGTTTCTGAAGTATGGATCTGGCTTGTAGCTGGTATCGGACTTCTAACCTTATTCTGGGGATCTTTCTTTGCAGTGAAACAGACCGATTTGAAAGCGATTCTTGCTTTCTCTACAGTCAGTCAGCTTGGACTTATCATGTCCCTACTCGGAGTAGGTGCGCTTGCCTATCACTCCGATGATCCGATTTTCAAATTCGCAACATTTGCAGCAATCTTCCATTTGATCAACCACGCGACCTTTAAAGGTAGTTTGTTCATGATTGCAGGTATTGTCGATCACGAAACCGGTACGCGGGATATTAGGAAACTCGGTGGATTGATGAGCATTATGCCTGTCAGTTTCACGGTTGCGTTCATCGGTTCAATGTCAATGGCAGGTTTGCCGCCATTTAACGGCTTCCTGAGTAAGGAAATGTTCCTCCAATCAATGTTGGCAATTCGTCATTTTGAACTGTTCAACTTTGCGACATGGGGAATTATCTTCCCTGTTATCGCTTGGATTGCCAGTGTCTTCACATTTGTCTATAGCTTTTACTTTGTATTCAAGACGTTTGCTGGGCAACAAAAGAGTGAACCTCTTCCTGTTAAACCGCATGAAGCGCCTGTCGGGATGCTTGTATCTCCCGTCATTCTTGCTACGCTCGTCGTCGCAATCTTCTTCATCCCGAATTTGATTGGTAAATGGTTGGTAAAACCAGCTGTCATGGCTGTCCAGCCTGATTTATACAGCCATCCTTCTGAAGTTGCCGTTCACGTTGCAGCTTGGCACGGAATTGCTGCTCCTGAATTATGGATGACAGTTTCGCTTGTTGGTGTTGGATTTATCCTGTTTCTAACATTGGCAAGATGGCAAAAAATGTACGATATCCAGCCACAGTACTTGTCGTTAAATGCATTGTATGATTCAGCCATGTTAGTTGGTGAAGGTGGAATGAACAAACTTTCACGCTTCTATATGACTGGGTTAATCCGCACATATCTAATTTATATGTTTGCCTTTATCGCTTCAATTACGGCTGCAACGCTATTCATCAAAGAAGCTTTCGTTGTTGATATGGATAGTTTTTCTCCCGTCAACATGTATGGGGTCCTAACTGCTATTGTTCTGGTCGTCTCAGTATGTATGGTTCTTATCGCGAAGACTAGGCTATCAGCAATTATTGCTTTAGGTGCCGTCGGGTATTCGGTTGCTTTATTCTTCGTCATTTTCAAAGCACCTGACCTGGCACTTACACAGCTCGTCATTGAAACGATATCGGTCGCCCTGTTCTTGTTAGCCTTTAAACATTTGCCGTCACTTAATAATCACGGTCAAACAAAACGCAACAAGCTTGGTAATCTGATTATTGCTGCTGGTGTGGGAATCACGGTGACCTTAGTTGCTTTGTCAGCCCATTCACAAAAACTGATTCCATCTATCTCACAATATTATAAAGATACAGTTGCTACAGAAGGTGGGGGCGGTAATATCGTCAACGTCATTCTTGTAGATTATCGTGGGTTTGATACATTATTTGAAATCGCTGTTCTGTCTATCGCCGGAATCGCTGTCATCGCAATGATTCGTCTGAAGTTGTCAAGAAAGGAGGAGAGTACGGATGAAAACAAATGATGTCATTTTACAAACGACAACAAAATTCGTATTCTTTATCATTTTCCTTTTTTCAATCCATATTTTCTTTGCGGGACACTATACACCAGGTGGGGGATTTGTCGGAGGACTGCTAACATCAGGGGCAATTGTGTTGCTGTTACTAGCCTTTGATTTACAAACTGTCCAAAAAGCTTTGCCTTTTAATTTTACAATCGTAACAGCTATCGGCTTACTGCTTTCACTTGGAACAGCCGCGGGTTCAATCTTGTTCAACGTTCCGTTCTTCACACATGCTTTCGATTATTTCACCTTGCCTTTGTTCGGAAAAACTTCCTTACATACTGCGATGATTTTCGATGCCGGTGTTTATCTCGTTGTTGTAGGTGCCGCCGTTACAATGATTCAGACGATTGGAGGAGATGAATAATGGAATTTATAATGGCTATTGTCATCGGAATCCTCTTCATGGCAGCTGTCTATCTGATTCTTTCAAGAAGCATACTCAAAATCATAGTAGGGACAGGTCTGTTGAGTCACGGTGCACATCTACTAATCCTTACAATGGGCGGTCTTGGCGGTACTTCACCGCCAGTTTTAGCCAATGGTGTAACCGATTACGCAGATCCTTTACCACAGGCACTTATTTTAACGGCGATAGTAATCAGTTTCGGTGTGACAGCGTTCATCCTCGTTCTTGCTTACAGATCGTACGCCGAAAATAAGACAGACAATATGGATCTCATGAGAGGAAATGACGAACATGATTAATCTACTTTTATTCCCAATCATATTGCCATTCCTTTTCGCAATTATTCTTCTGTTTTTCAAGGAGAATATCAAGGTACAGCGATTGTTGACCTGTTTGGGGCTGATAGTCAGCCTGGTAGCCGCACTTTTCCTTGTTGCTAAGGTCAAAGCTGACGGCGTTCAAGCCATTACACTCGGAAGCTGGCCGGCACCATTCGGAATTTCAATGGTTTCTGATATGTTGTCTGCATTACTAGTAACAACAACAATCTTAATCACACTTTTTGTTGTGCTATACAGTTTCACTGCGATTGGTGAAGAGCGGGAGCGCTACTTTTATTATCCCGCTATCCTGTTCATGATTACAGGCATCAATGGCGCATTTACTACAGGTGATATTTTCAATATGTTCGTATTCTTCGAAGTGCTGCTCATCGCCTCTTATCTGTTAATCGTTCTAGGCGGCGAGAAAAAACAGCTTCGAGAATCACTGAAGTACATACTCGTCAATGTCATTTCATCTGCATTATTCGTTATCACAGTTGCTTACCTCTACTCTGTTGTTGGTACATTAAATATGGCCGATATTTCAGTGAAGATTGCAGAGATTGGACAACCAGGTATCATAACGGTGATTGCAGTTCTCTTTTTAATCGTATTCGGAGTAAAAGGGTCTCTGTTCCCTCTTTATTTCTGGCTGCCAGGATCTTATGCAGCACCACCGATACCAGTGCTTGCCCTATTCGGAGCATTGCTGACTAAAGTCGGTATCTATGCAATCATCCGAACGTATACGCTATTCTTCGTTCACGACATCGGATTTACACATGGATTATTATCTGCTCTTGCACTGCTCACAATCGTTGCTGGTTGTATTGGTGCACTCGCCTATTTCGATGTAAAACAAATAATCATTTACAATATCGTCATTGCAGTGGGTGTCATCTTATTCGGTGCTTCACAAATGAACGAGGCTGGTTTAATGGGAGCGGTTTTCTATCTAATCCATGACATGCTCATTAAAGGGGCTTTGTTCCTTCTAATTGGCATCATTGTTTACGTAACCGGAACCTCTAACTTACGGAAAATGGGTGGGCTAATTAAAACCCATGCGCCACTTGGCTGGATGTATCTAATTGCTGCATTTGGACTAGCTGGTATTCCGCCATTAAGTGGTTTCGTCGGCAAACTTCTCATTGTAAAAGGTGCATTCGAGGCGGGTAATGTCTTGGGGAGTATGATCATCCTGGCATCGAGCCTTGTGGTTCTATTGTCTGTCATCCGGATTTTCATCTATGCATTCTGGGGAGACCCTACAACTGTCGAATTGCCGAAAACAAACCGTCGAACATACCGGAAGATGATGATGCCAGCTGTTGCATTGGTCATTCTTTCCGTACTATACGGTGTTGGGTCTGAATGGCTCATTCCCTATATGACGGACGCGACAGACGTATTACTACAACCATCCATCTATATTGATGCGGTGTTAAAGGAGTAGATGACGATGGCATTTCAACTATTATTAAACTTTTTCATCGCACTCGTCTGGATGTTCATGAGCACCTCATTCACCGCTTCAACATTCATCATCGGGTTCTTGATTGGTATGCTTTTAATCATTATGACGAGACGCTTTTTCCCGGGTAGACTGTATATCTGGCGACTTTGGGCAACTT
This region of Sporosarcina sp. ANT_H38 genomic DNA includes:
- a CDS encoding helix-turn-helix transcriptional regulator, translating into MAIIINIDVMLAKRKMSVTELSERVGITMANLSILKNGKAKAIRLSTLDAVCKALECQPGDILEYKSDEDAFE
- a CDS encoding DUF2975 domain-containing protein, with amino-acid sequence MKQGSTLFLKIVVFIIGTPVLALCIFGLPMLAKETAESNSEFAYVLYGIFIIMYLSAIPFFVALYQAFKLLSYIDKNKAFSDLSVKVLKTIKYCAITISICYVVGMPFFILMGHKDDSPGVVALGLVIIFASILIAVFAAVLQRLLQEAIDIKSENDLMV
- a CDS encoding peptidylprolyl isomerase, with protein sequence MQKIFFSLLTIFGLVLLTACGNSASENEKQEEVVTVGQDPVEENSTKNSEEATTMYPQLSKEVAANEALVVMNTTMGPIKIKLFPEQAPKTVENFLTHAENGYYDGIIFHRVIEDFMIQGGDPTGTGMGGTSIYGASFEDEFTMDLFNLKGALSMANAGPGTNGSQFFIVHASEVPASVDQLKKGGYPAEIAEAYGEMGGTPHLDQKHTVFGQVIEGMDVVDKIAKVKKGRQDKPVEDISIESIEIIQK
- a CDS encoding MFS transporter, which codes for MDVQKKNFIIIWLTNFLVAGTLTMIMPFLSLYIETFGDHSDAYVQKWSGLIFGAVFITAFIMSPIWGRIADKYGFKPILIINGFGIAISIFLMSFVQSVEAFFILRLFMGVVTGFIPTSLAFISANTAKEEAGKMLGTLQMGSVTGTLFGPILGGLLADAFGFQYTFIITSVSVAIAAIIILFGIKEQKRVKNPKAIHYSRKAILGGMLRHRLMLNVMVVTALIQIGNFSIQPLLSLYVAELTDAKDVALLAGITFSAAGVGNLLFARRWGKLGDDIGYEKVLSILLILSFVFIIPQAFVTELWQLMACRLLFGIAVGGMIPITTALVRREAPVDIQGEVMGYNTSFRFLGNIIGPIFGGIVSGFIGIGSVFIVTGSLFLVGFAFLYYAKRKPVQDFEDFLAEEDHQSKR
- a CDS encoding transglycosylase domain-containing protein; amino-acid sequence: MKQFIGFIFILLSIPLLFVVQDAIAVELKNAGSFKDQIGDSIELSSPVINVPVTMKDRNGLIFAEEYIEWRDPLPLSSIPLFARQLFLESEDTGFFEHKGYDIAAIARAFAVNAATDDVSQGASTITQQVVRMRFLSTEKTYERKVTELFYAAELEKQSTKDEILEMYLNEMYFGHQVYGIGAAATFYFSKPLDTLNEAEMAFLAAIPNNPTLYDPLKHFDRTKVRQERLLSVLTKNRVLTTEEAEAHKNTTIKLRLKEKVNGFPAYSTYALAELTDLIAESEGLSKKITNAKDAAEKIALETLVKQRTAEVLSKGVIIETALNPEKQRRDEQTISSLLNPEGVQAGAAVIDNETREIVSVFAGKDYKKADFHRAFQAVRQPGSVLKPLLVYAPLFESSSYTENTPINSSNICIGSYCPTNIGGSVYGNVTVKEAFRQSHNTAAVRLLQIVGIDEAFSFIEPFGFKSITEKDRNYAAALGGFSKGMTPIELAGAYSSFIDGKYIPAHAIHAVKDRAGNVLYKWPDEQEEVWSPATVTKIRSMMSDVVLNGTGRGIPYTTSYTGAKTGTTNHYKDLWVGGLNDNYTTSVWVGYDKPQSIKNLSDQKLHLRIFSALLKD
- a CDS encoding YufK family protein — translated: MKNPYIFGYLPFVTIVLFSLTFGVYTVGMSVELFKGIGLYAGMREFLTDIQLRVFLLVIYALLFFMVFSALKLIAETIHETAMLFFSKDVEGESYNEARGGNVIYFFGALASAGGINSIKILAVLFLLTTFIYFVYVVYKLSKFMTIVSTIGLIAFEITFWSVLVSTIIYILLKLYTGVVASLPFPGN
- a CDS encoding Na+/H+ antiporter subunit A → MFHSIGRRIFLNFVLLIFLPIVAALFIPLLFKKVKDIHTGWFVLLVPVSLFIYYIGFLKTTMDGGHAISELQWIPSLGISFVSYIDGLSLLFTLLITGIGALVVLYSIFYLDKRKEKLNHFYVYLLIFMSAMLGVVQSDNVISLYLFWELTSISSFLLIGYWNTRNASRFGALKSMMITVFGGLMMLGGFVLLGIMGDTFSIRELITNAPTFVSHEFFTLALVLVLLGAFTKSAQFPFHIWLPDAMEAPTPVSAYLHSATMVKAGLYLVARFTPIFAVSEVWIWLVAGIGLLTLFWGSFFAVKQTDLKAILAFSTVSQLGLIMSLLGVGALAYHSDDPIFKFATFAAIFHLINHATFKGSLFMIAGIVDHETGTRDIRKLGGLMSIMPVSFTVAFIGSMSMAGLPPFNGFLSKEMFLQSMLAIRHFELFNFATWGIIFPVIAWIASVFTFVYSFYFVFKTFAGQQKSEPLPVKPHEAPVGMLVSPVILATLVVAIFFIPNLIGKWLVKPAVMAVQPDLYSHPSEVAVHVAAWHGIAAPELWMTVSLVGVGFILFLTLARWQKMYDIQPQYLSLNALYDSAMLVGEGGMNKLSRFYMTGLIRTYLIYMFAFIASITAATLFIKEAFVVDMDSFSPVNMYGVLTAIVLVVSVCMVLIAKTRLSAIIALGAVGYSVALFFVIFKAPDLALTQLVIETISVALFLLAFKHLPSLNNHGQTKRNKLGNLIIAAGVGITVTLVALSAHSQKLIPSISQYYKDTVATEGGGGNIVNVILVDYRGFDTLFEIAVLSIAGIAVIAMIRLKLSRKEESTDENK
- a CDS encoding Na(+)/H(+) antiporter subunit B; protein product: MKTNDVILQTTTKFVFFIIFLFSIHIFFAGHYTPGGGFVGGLLTSGAIVLLLLAFDLQTVQKALPFNFTIVTAIGLLLSLGTAAGSILFNVPFFTHAFDYFTLPLFGKTSLHTAMIFDAGVYLVVVGAAVTMIQTIGGDE
- a CDS encoding Na(+)/H(+) antiporter subunit C, with the protein product MEFIMAIVIGILFMAAVYLILSRSILKIIVGTGLLSHGAHLLILTMGGLGGTSPPVLANGVTDYADPLPQALILTAIVISFGVTAFILVLAYRSYAENKTDNMDLMRGNDEHD
- a CDS encoding Na+/H+ antiporter subunit D translates to MINLLLFPIILPFLFAIILLFFKENIKVQRLLTCLGLIVSLVAALFLVAKVKADGVQAITLGSWPAPFGISMVSDMLSALLVTTTILITLFVVLYSFTAIGEERERYFYYPAILFMITGINGAFTTGDIFNMFVFFEVLLIASYLLIVLGGEKKQLRESLKYILVNVISSALFVITVAYLYSVVGTLNMADISVKIAEIGQPGIITVIAVLFLIVFGVKGSLFPLYFWLPGSYAAPPIPVLALFGALLTKVGIYAIIRTYTLFFVHDIGFTHGLLSALALLTIVAGCIGALAYFDVKQIIIYNIVIAVGVILFGASQMNEAGLMGAVFYLIHDMLIKGALFLLIGIIVYVTGTSNLRKMGGLIKTHAPLGWMYLIAAFGLAGIPPLSGFVGKLLIVKGAFEAGNVLGSMIILASSLVVLLSVIRIFIYAFWGDPTTVELPKTNRRTYRKMMMPAVALVILSVLYGVGSEWLIPYMTDATDVLLQPSIYIDAVLKE